Proteins co-encoded in one Veillonellales bacterium genomic window:
- a CDS encoding GNAT family N-acetyltransferase produces the protein MNSKLIVRQALPADIDSLVELLQLLFAIETDFSVDRERQRCGLEMMLQAEKFRCVLAAEINRKVVGMCSAQLLVSTAEGGFKAMIEDVVVAEEYRGRGIGAQLLKSIAQWAAKQGATRLDLLADRGNGPALAFYKKLNWTFTELICLQKK, from the coding sequence ATGAATTCAAAATTGATCGTTCGTCAAGCACTGCCGGCTGACATTGATTCTCTGGTAGAGCTGCTTCAATTATTGTTTGCAATCGAGACGGATTTTTCTGTTGATAGGGAAAGACAACGCTGCGGACTGGAAATGATGCTTCAGGCAGAAAAGTTCCGCTGTGTGCTGGCTGCCGAGATAAACCGGAAAGTAGTGGGCATGTGTTCGGCCCAATTGCTGGTTTCCACCGCCGAGGGAGGTTTTAAAGCAATGATTGAAGATGTTGTTGTTGCCGAAGAATATCGCGGGCGGGGAATCGGCGCACAGCTTTTAAAATCAATTGCCCAATGGGCGGCAAAACAGGGGGCAACCCGGTTGGATTTGCTTGCCGACAGGGGCAATGGTCCTGCGTTGGCGTTTTATAAAAAGCTCAACTGGACTTTTACGGAATTAATCTGCTTGCAGAAGAAATAA
- a CDS encoding helix-turn-helix transcriptional regulator — METIKKCPCMGINLDKLIQPAALMILAKENFHGYILVQKLQETCILQGKKPDPSGVYRCLRLLEQRGLVTAAWDVSDPGPAKKLYRITAAGMECLGNWANTLEKYQRSLGLFLTSVKSAIRFKYS; from the coding sequence ATGGAAACGATAAAAAAATGTCCTTGTATGGGAATCAATCTTGATAAATTGATTCAGCCTGCCGCTTTAATGATTTTAGCGAAAGAAAATTTTCATGGGTATATCCTCGTACAAAAATTGCAGGAAACATGTATACTGCAGGGGAAAAAGCCTGACCCTTCCGGCGTATACCGCTGTTTGCGCCTTTTGGAGCAGCGGGGGTTGGTGACCGCCGCCTGGGATGTATCGGATCCGGGGCCGGCCAAAAAGCTGTATAGAATCACGGCAGCGGGAATGGAATGCCTGGGAAACTGGGCTAATACGCTGGAAAAATATCAGCGTTCCCTGGGGCTGTTTTTGACTTCGGTCAAAAGTGCAATCCGGTTCAAGTACAGCTAG